A stretch of the Mycobacterium shigaense genome encodes the following:
- a CDS encoding NUDIX hydrolase, translating to MPTPDFIAELRRAVGHALLWLSGVSAVTIRDRKVLLVKRSDNGAWTAVTGILDPGENPADGAAREVLEETGVTARATRLAWVHVTGPRVYPNGDRAQYLDHVFRMQWLSGEPYPADDENTEAAWFDLDELPPMTDDMRRRIALSATDDVRTVFETTQGPPG from the coding sequence GTGCCGACGCCCGATTTCATCGCCGAGCTGCGCCGCGCGGTGGGCCACGCGCTGTTGTGGTTGTCCGGCGTCAGCGCTGTCACGATTCGCGATCGAAAAGTGTTGCTGGTCAAGCGATCCGACAACGGGGCGTGGACGGCCGTGACCGGCATCCTGGATCCCGGCGAGAACCCCGCGGACGGCGCCGCCCGCGAGGTCCTCGAGGAAACCGGGGTCACCGCGCGGGCCACCCGACTCGCGTGGGTGCACGTGACCGGCCCGCGCGTCTATCCCAACGGCGATCGGGCGCAGTACCTCGATCACGTGTTCCGGATGCAATGGCTGTCCGGAGAGCCTTACCCCGCCGACGACGAGAACACCGAGGCGGCCTGGTTCGACCTCGACGAGCTGCCGCCCATGACCGACGACATGCGCCGCCGTATCGCGTTGAGCGCCACTGACGATGTGCGGACCGTCTTCGAAACCACGCAGGGCCCGCCCGGTTAG
- a CDS encoding Ppx/GppA phosphatase family protein produces the protein MRLGVLDVGSNTVHLLVVDAHRGGHPTPMSSTKATLRLAESIDNSGKLTKRGAEKLISTIDEFGKIADSSGCEELMAFATSAVRDAENTDDVLSRVRKETGVELQVLTGVAESRLTFLAVRRWYGWSAGRIINLDIGGGSLELSSGVDEEPEVALSLPLGAGRLTREWLPDDPPGRRRVAMLRDWLDAELADASADVLEAGSPDLAVATSKTFRSLARLTGAAPSAAGPRVKRTLTANGLRQLISFISRMTTADRAELEGVSAERAPQIVAGALVAEASMRALSIETVDICPWALREGLILRKLDSEADGTALVEASVRDARGHVVDRNSYRSRGDKS, from the coding sequence GTGCGATTGGGCGTGCTCGATGTGGGTAGTAACACGGTGCATCTGCTGGTGGTTGATGCCCACCGTGGCGGGCACCCGACTCCTATGAGTTCGACGAAGGCCACGCTGCGGCTGGCCGAGTCCATCGACAACTCGGGCAAGCTGACCAAGCGGGGTGCCGAGAAACTGATTTCCACGATCGACGAGTTCGGCAAGATCGCCGACAGCTCCGGCTGCGAGGAACTGATGGCCTTCGCCACCTCGGCGGTCCGGGACGCCGAAAACACCGACGACGTGCTGTCGCGCGTCCGCAAGGAAACCGGCGTCGAGCTGCAGGTGCTGACCGGAGTCGCCGAGTCGCGACTGACGTTCCTGGCGGTGCGCCGGTGGTACGGCTGGAGCGCGGGACGCATCATCAACCTCGACATCGGCGGCGGCTCGCTGGAGTTGTCCAGCGGCGTCGACGAGGAGCCCGAGGTCGCGCTCTCGCTGCCGCTGGGCGCCGGGCGGCTGACCCGCGAGTGGCTGCCGGACGACCCGCCCGGCCGACGCCGGGTCGCGATGCTGCGCGACTGGCTGGACGCCGAGCTGGCGGACGCCAGCGCCGACGTGCTCGAGGCCGGCAGCCCCGACCTGGCGGTCGCCACCTCGAAGACGTTTCGCTCGCTGGCAAGGCTCACCGGGGCGGCCCCGTCGGCCGCCGGGCCGCGGGTGAAGCGGACGCTGACCGCCAACGGCCTCAGGCAACTCATATCTTTCATCTCTAGGATGACGACCGCTGACCGGGCAGAACTGGAGGGAGTGAGCGCCGAGCGGGCACCACAAATCGTGGCGGGGGCTCTGGTGGCGGAGGCGAGTATGCGTGCACTGTCGATAGAAACGGTGGATATCTGCCCGTGGGCATTACGGGAAGGTCTCATCTTGCGCAAACTGGACAGCGAAGCCGACGGAACTGCCCTCGTCGAGGCTTCGGTGCGTGATGCTAGAGGTCACGTGGTTGATCGGAACTCGTACCGATCGAGAGGCGACAAATCATGA
- a CDS encoding sugar phosphate isomerase/epimerase family protein: protein MRPAIKVGLSTASVYPLRAEAAFEYAARLGYDGVELMVWSESVSQDVAAVKKLSRRHHVPVLSVHAPCLLISQRVWGPNPIPKLERSVRAAEELGAQTVVVHPPFRWQRRYAEGFTDQVSTLEATSDVLIAVENMFPFRTDRFFGADQSRERMRRRGGGPGPGISAFAPSYDPLDGNHAHYTLDLSHTSTAGTDALDMAQRMGAGLVHLHLCDGSGLPADEHLVPGRGTEPTAEVCQMLAAGHFAGHVILEVSTSSARSANKREAMLTEALQFARTHLLR from the coding sequence GTGCGTCCAGCAATCAAAGTCGGCCTGTCCACGGCATCGGTCTATCCATTGCGGGCGGAGGCCGCGTTCGAATACGCGGCCCGACTCGGTTACGACGGCGTCGAGCTGATGGTGTGGAGCGAGTCGGTCAGCCAGGACGTCGCCGCCGTCAAGAAGCTGTCGCGCCGTCACCACGTCCCGGTGCTCTCGGTGCACGCTCCCTGCCTGCTGATCTCCCAGCGGGTGTGGGGGCCCAACCCCATTCCCAAGCTGGAACGCAGCGTGCGGGCCGCCGAAGAGCTGGGCGCGCAAACCGTCGTGGTGCACCCGCCGTTTCGCTGGCAGCGGCGCTACGCCGAGGGGTTCACCGACCAGGTCTCGACGCTGGAGGCCACCAGCGACGTGCTGATCGCCGTGGAGAACATGTTCCCCTTCCGGACCGATCGCTTCTTCGGCGCCGACCAGTCGCGGGAGCGGATGCGCAGGCGCGGCGGTGGTCCGGGGCCGGGCATCTCGGCGTTCGCGCCGTCCTACGACCCGCTCGACGGCAACCACGCGCACTACACGCTCGACTTGTCGCACACCTCGACGGCCGGCACCGATGCGCTGGACATGGCGCAGCGGATGGGCGCGGGGCTGGTCCATCTGCACCTGTGCGACGGCAGCGGCCTGCCCGCCGATGAACATCTGGTGCCCGGGCGCGGCACCGAACCCACCGCCGAGGTGTGTCAGATGCTGGCCGCCGGCCATTTCGCGGGCCATGTGATCCTCGAGGTGTCCACATCCAGCGCGCGATCGGCCAACAAGCGCGAAGCCATGCTCACCGAGGCGCTGCAGTTCGCCCGCACACACCTGCTGCGGTGA
- a CDS encoding thioesterase family protein, with translation MTTLFTTAMTLREAEPGCYHGELDKHWTIGPKVHGGAMLALCANAARHACAEAGHEPVAVSASFLWAPDPGPMRLVTSIRKRGRRISVVDVELMQGERTAVHAVVNLGEPEHFAPGGGPAPLLSANPVVDLMAPEPPDDVEPIGPGHPLAGLVHLGEGCEIRPLLSTMRPGSDERPPMLQMWARPRDVAPDALFALMCGDLSAPVTFAVDRTGWAPTIQLTAFLRARPADGWLRVVCTCLEIGHDWFDEDHIVVDSLGRLVVQSRQLAMVPAAR, from the coding sequence ATGACCACGCTATTCACCACCGCAATGACCCTGCGGGAGGCCGAACCGGGCTGCTATCACGGCGAACTCGACAAGCACTGGACGATCGGTCCCAAGGTGCACGGCGGTGCGATGCTGGCGCTGTGCGCCAACGCCGCCCGTCACGCCTGCGCAGAGGCCGGGCACGAACCCGTCGCCGTCTCGGCGAGCTTCCTGTGGGCCCCCGATCCGGGACCTATGCGGCTGGTCACCTCGATCCGCAAGCGCGGCCGTCGGATCAGCGTGGTCGACGTCGAGCTGATGCAGGGCGAACGCACGGCGGTGCATGCCGTGGTCAATCTCGGCGAGCCCGAACACTTCGCGCCCGGCGGCGGCCCGGCGCCGCTGCTGTCGGCGAATCCGGTGGTGGACCTGATGGCGCCGGAACCGCCCGACGACGTGGAACCGATCGGGCCGGGCCATCCGCTCGCGGGCCTGGTGCACCTGGGCGAGGGCTGCGAGATCCGGCCGCTGCTGTCCACGATGCGGCCCGGCAGTGACGAACGACCCCCGATGCTGCAGATGTGGGCGCGACCGCGTGATGTGGCTCCTGACGCGCTGTTTGCCCTCATGTGCGGCGACCTGTCGGCGCCGGTGACCTTCGCCGTGGACCGCACCGGCTGGGCCCCCACCATCCAGCTGACGGCCTTCCTGCGGGCCCGGCCCGCCGACGGCTGGCTGCGCGTGGTCTGCACCTGCCTCGAGATCGGCCACGACTGGTTCGACGAGGACCACATCGTCGTCGACAGCCTGGGCCGTCTGGTGGTGCAGTCGCGCCAACTGGCGATGGTGCCCGCCGCACGGTAG
- the proC gene encoding pyrroline-5-carboxylate reductase: MARIAIIGGGSIGEGLLSGLLRAGHQVKDLVVAERVPERAKYLADTYSVRVASPSEAVDNAAVVVVAVKPGDVDSVVGDLVRATAEAEDGGAERVFITVAAGITISYFESKLPAGTPVIRAMPNAAMLVGAGVTALAKGRFVTPEQLDDASALFGAVGGVLTVPEVQMDAVTALSGSGPAYFFLMVEALVDAGVAAGLSRDVATDLTAQTLGGSAAMLLNRMDEAPQPGDRETAGTRPDATAAQLRAMVTSPGGTTAAALRELERGGFRAAVDAAVQAAKSRSEQLRVTSG; encoded by the coding sequence ATGGCAAGAATCGCGATCATCGGTGGTGGCAGCATCGGCGAGGGATTGCTGTCGGGTCTGCTGCGCGCCGGGCACCAGGTCAAGGACCTGGTGGTGGCAGAACGCGTGCCCGAACGCGCGAAGTACCTCGCCGACACGTATTCGGTGCGGGTCGCCTCGCCGAGCGAGGCGGTCGACAACGCGGCGGTCGTCGTCGTCGCGGTGAAGCCGGGCGACGTCGATTCGGTGGTAGGGGACCTGGTCCGGGCCACCGCCGAGGCCGAGGACGGCGGCGCCGAGCGGGTGTTCATCACTGTCGCCGCGGGGATCACGATCTCCTACTTCGAGTCCAAGCTGCCCGCCGGGACCCCCGTGATCCGGGCGATGCCCAACGCGGCGATGCTGGTAGGCGCCGGGGTGACCGCGCTGGCCAAGGGCCGTTTCGTCACCCCGGAACAGCTCGACGACGCGTCGGCGCTGTTCGGTGCGGTCGGCGGCGTGCTGACGGTTCCCGAGGTCCAGATGGACGCGGTGACCGCGCTGTCCGGCTCGGGGCCTGCGTATTTCTTCCTGATGGTCGAAGCCCTGGTCGATGCCGGTGTCGCGGCCGGGCTGAGCCGGGACGTGGCGACCGACCTGACCGCCCAGACGCTGGGCGGGTCGGCGGCCATGCTGCTGAACCGGATGGACGAGGCGCCGCAGCCGGGCGACCGCGAGACGGCGGGGACGCGGCCGGACGCCACCGCGGCCCAGCTGCGGGCGATGGTGACGTCGCCGGGCGGTACGACCGCGGCTGCGCTGCGAGAACTCGAGCGGGGCGGATTTCGGGCGGCCGTCGATGCCGCCGTTCAAGCCGCCAAAAGCCGCTCTGAACAGCTAAGAGTTACATCTGGGTAA
- a CDS encoding cell division/environmental response transcriptional regulator, whose amino-acid sequence MTSTNGPSARDSAGKPRETGSVDGQQARTQFLTVAEVAALMRVSKMTVYRLVHNGELPAVRVGRSFRVHAKAVHDMLETSYFDAG is encoded by the coding sequence ATGACGTCTACGAACGGACCATCGGCGCGAGATTCCGCAGGTAAGCCGCGGGAGACCGGCTCTGTCGATGGCCAGCAGGCCAGGACACAATTTCTCACCGTCGCCGAAGTGGCGGCCCTGATGCGGGTCTCCAAGATGACGGTGTACCGCCTGGTGCACAACGGCGAACTGCCGGCGGTGCGGGTCGGCCGGTCCTTCCGGGTGCATGCCAAGGCCGTCCACGACATGCTCGAGACGTCGTACTTCGACGCCGGCTGA
- a CDS encoding 30S ribosomal protein bS22, translating into MGSVIKKRRKRMSKKKHRKLLRRTRVQRRKLGK; encoded by the coding sequence ATGGGTTCAGTAATCAAGAAGCGGCGCAAGCGTATGTCGAAGAAGAAGCACCGCAAACTGCTGCGTCGCACTCGGGTGCAGCGCAGAAAACTCGGCAAGTAA
- a CDS encoding SDR family oxidoreductase: protein MHYPKVVLVTGACRFLGGYLTARLAQNPLINTVIAVDAIAPSKDMLRRMGRAEFVRADIRNPFIAKVIRNGGVDTVVHAAAASYAPRSGGTAALKELNVMGAMQLFAACQKAPSVRRVVLKSTSEVYGSSPHDPVMFTEDSTSRRPIRGGFAKDSLDIEGYARGLGRRRPDIAVTILRLANMIGPAMDTTLSRYLAGPIVPTMFGRDARLQLLHEQDALGALERAAMAGKAGTFNIGGDGIIMLSQAIRRSGRIPLPVPGFGVWALDSLRRANRYTEINRAQFDYLSFGRVMDTTRMRSELGYQPKWTTAEAFDDYVRGRGLTPIIDPHRVRSLEGRAIALAQRWGSRNPIPWGGVR, encoded by the coding sequence ATGCACTACCCCAAGGTCGTGCTGGTCACCGGTGCCTGCCGGTTTCTCGGCGGCTACCTGACGGCCCGGCTCGCGCAGAACCCGTTGATCAACACGGTGATCGCGGTGGACGCCATCGCCCCCAGCAAAGACATGCTGCGCCGGATGGGCCGCGCCGAGTTCGTGCGCGCCGACATCCGTAATCCGTTCATCGCCAAGGTGATTCGCAACGGCGGTGTCGACACGGTGGTGCATGCTGCGGCGGCGTCGTACGCGCCCCGGTCCGGTGGTACCGCGGCGTTGAAGGAACTGAACGTGATGGGCGCGATGCAACTGTTCGCCGCCTGCCAGAAGGCGCCCTCGGTGCGTCGCGTCGTGCTGAAGTCGACCTCGGAGGTGTACGGCTCCAGCCCCCACGATCCGGTGATGTTCACCGAGGACAGCACCAGCCGCCGGCCCATCCGGGGCGGGTTCGCCAAGGACAGCCTCGACATCGAGGGCTATGCGCGGGGACTCGGCCGGCGCCGGCCCGACATCGCGGTGACGATTCTGCGGCTGGCCAACATGATCGGGCCGGCGATGGACACCACGTTGTCGCGCTATCTGGCCGGGCCGATAGTCCCGACGATGTTCGGCCGCGACGCCCGATTGCAGCTCTTGCACGAGCAAGACGCGCTGGGCGCGCTGGAGCGCGCCGCGATGGCCGGCAAGGCCGGAACGTTCAACATCGGCGGCGACGGCATCATCATGCTGTCGCAGGCGATCCGGCGGTCGGGCCGAATTCCGTTGCCAGTACCGGGTTTTGGGGTGTGGGCCCTGGATTCGCTGAGACGGGCTAATCGTTATACCGAGATCAATCGCGCGCAGTTCGATTACCTGAGTTTCGGTCGCGTGATGGACACTACGAGGATGCGCTCCGAGCTCGGCTACCAGCCGAAATGGACGACGGCGGAGGCCTTTGACGACTACGTTCGCGGCCGCGGCTTGACTCCCATAATCGACCCGCATCGGGTACGCTCCTTGGAGGGTCGCGCCATTGCCTTAGCGCAGCGCTGGGGAAGCCGAAATCCAATTCCATGGGGTGGGGTCAGGTAG
- a CDS encoding lysophospholipid acyltransferase family protein yields the protein MGWGQVDIVAGENRANVIPLHSNRGRVAARRKADQRAEASRQHPSLLTDPHGRASAEQIAAVVREIDEHRRVAGSASAAEGPLNERAQQVAAVAEFLRKRLTGDYTVDEFGFDPHFNNAIVRPLLRFFFKSWFRVEVSGIENLPSEGAALLVANHAGVLPFDGLMLSVAVHDEHPAHRDMRLLAADMVFDLPLVGEAARKAGHTMACTTDAHRLLAAGELTAVFPEGYKGLGKRFEDRYRLQRFGRGGFVTAALRTKAPIIPCSIIGSEEIYPMLTDVKLLARLFGLPYFPITPLFPLAGPAGLLPLPSKWRIDFGEPIYTTDYGASDAEDPMVTFELTDQVRETIQQTLYRLLAGRRNVFLG from the coding sequence ATGGGGTGGGGTCAGGTAGATATCGTGGCGGGTGAAAACAGAGCGAATGTCATTCCCCTGCATAGCAATAGGGGTCGCGTCGCAGCTCGCCGCAAAGCCGATCAACGTGCTGAAGCCTCGCGTCAGCATCCGTCTTTACTCACCGATCCGCACGGCCGCGCGTCGGCCGAACAGATCGCGGCTGTCGTCCGCGAAATCGACGAGCACCGTCGCGTCGCGGGTTCGGCCTCGGCGGCCGAGGGGCCACTCAACGAGCGTGCACAGCAGGTGGCGGCGGTCGCGGAGTTTCTACGGAAGCGCTTGACCGGTGACTACACCGTCGACGAGTTCGGCTTCGATCCGCACTTCAACAACGCCATCGTCCGGCCGCTGCTGAGATTCTTCTTCAAGTCGTGGTTTCGGGTGGAAGTCAGCGGCATCGAGAACCTGCCGAGCGAGGGTGCGGCGCTGTTGGTGGCCAATCACGCCGGGGTGCTGCCGTTCGACGGGCTGATGCTGTCGGTGGCGGTGCACGACGAGCACCCCGCGCACCGCGACATGCGACTGCTCGCGGCCGACATGGTCTTCGACCTGCCGCTGGTCGGCGAGGCCGCCCGCAAAGCCGGTCACACCATGGCCTGCACCACCGACGCGCATCGGCTGCTGGCCGCCGGCGAGCTCACCGCCGTGTTCCCAGAGGGCTACAAGGGCCTGGGTAAGCGGTTCGAGGACCGCTACCGGTTGCAGCGGTTCGGGCGTGGGGGTTTCGTGACGGCGGCCCTACGGACCAAGGCGCCGATCATCCCCTGCTCGATCATCGGTTCCGAAGAGATCTACCCGATGCTCACCGACGTCAAGCTGTTGGCGCGGCTGTTCGGCCTGCCCTATTTCCCGATCACTCCGCTGTTCCCGCTGGCCGGGCCGGCGGGCCTACTGCCGCTGCCGTCGAAGTGGCGCATCGACTTCGGCGAGCCGATCTACACCACCGACTATGGCGCTTCCGACGCCGAAGATCCGATGGTCACCTTCGAGTTGACCGATCAGGTGCGCGAGACGATTCAGCAGACGCTGTACCGGCTGCTTGCCGGGCGCCGCAACGTCTTCCTGGGCTGA
- a CDS encoding cyclopropane mycolic acid synthase family methyltransferase: MTSQGETSSTIQLKPPVQAVRSHYDKSNEFFKLWLDPSMTYSCGYFDENPDPQNLTKTLEEAQYAKRKLALDKLNLEPGMTLLDIGSGWGSTMRHAVAEYDVNVIGLTLSENQHAHCVAEFEKMDSPRRKEVRIQGWEEFPDEPIDRIVSLGAFEHFADGTGDAGYERYATFFKKYYDLLPDDGRMLLHSIVVPTAEEGKAMGLKVNMTLLRFISFILKEIYPGGKLPQVDLVDKYSTDAGFKIERHHFIGKNYVPTLTAWGDALEAHKEEAITLKGQETYDIYLKYLRGCSDLFRDGYTNVCQFTLVK; this comes from the coding sequence ATGACTTCACAGGGGGAGACGAGTAGCACCATCCAGTTAAAGCCACCAGTTCAAGCGGTCCGATCCCATTACGACAAGTCGAATGAGTTCTTCAAACTCTGGCTTGACCCGTCGATGACGTACAGCTGCGGCTACTTCGACGAGAATCCGGACCCGCAGAACCTGACCAAGACGCTGGAAGAGGCGCAGTACGCCAAGCGCAAGCTGGCCCTGGACAAACTGAACCTCGAGCCGGGCATGACGCTGCTGGACATCGGCAGCGGCTGGGGCTCGACGATGCGGCACGCGGTGGCCGAGTACGACGTCAACGTCATCGGCTTGACGCTGAGCGAAAACCAGCACGCCCACTGCGTGGCGGAGTTCGAGAAAATGGACAGCCCCCGCCGCAAAGAGGTGCGGATCCAGGGCTGGGAGGAATTCCCCGACGAACCGATCGACCGCATCGTGTCGCTGGGCGCGTTCGAGCACTTCGCCGACGGCACCGGCGACGCCGGGTACGAGCGGTACGCCACCTTTTTCAAGAAGTACTACGACTTGCTGCCCGACGACGGCCGCATGCTGCTGCACAGCATCGTGGTGCCCACCGCCGAAGAGGGCAAAGCGATGGGCCTGAAGGTCAACATGACCTTGCTGCGGTTCATCAGTTTCATCCTGAAGGAGATCTACCCGGGCGGAAAGTTGCCCCAGGTCGATCTGGTCGACAAGTACTCGACCGACGCGGGTTTCAAGATCGAGCGACACCACTTCATCGGCAAGAACTACGTTCCGACGCTGACGGCGTGGGGCGACGCCCTCGAGGCGCACAAGGAAGAGGCGATCACGCTGAAGGGCCAGGAGACCTACGACATCTACCTGAAGTACCTGCGGGGCTGCTCGGACCTGTTCCGCGACGGCTACACCAACGTCTGTCAGTTCACTCTGGTCAAGTAA
- a CDS encoding FAS1-like dehydratase domain-containing protein: MSVVPEGAQALIGSHYRAPDYFDVGREKIREFAQAVKDDHPTHYDESDAEDAGYPALVAPLTFLAFAGRRVQLEIFTKFSIPINIARVLHRDQKFTFHRPILAHDKLYFDTYLDSVTESHGAVIVEIRSEVTDAEGNPVVTSIVTMLGEGSHPDARAEETVAAVASISARK; the protein is encoded by the coding sequence ATGTCAGTAGTTCCAGAAGGAGCCCAGGCTCTCATCGGCAGCCACTACCGAGCGCCGGACTACTTCGACGTCGGCCGCGAGAAGATCCGGGAATTCGCGCAGGCCGTCAAGGACGACCACCCCACGCACTACGACGAAAGCGACGCCGAGGACGCGGGATACCCCGCCTTGGTGGCCCCGCTGACCTTCCTGGCATTCGCCGGCCGGCGCGTGCAGTTGGAGATCTTCACCAAGTTCAGCATCCCGATCAACATCGCGCGGGTGCTGCATCGCGACCAGAAATTCACCTTCCACCGGCCGATCCTGGCCCACGACAAGTTGTACTTCGACACCTATCTAGACTCAGTGACTGAGTCCCACGGCGCCGTCATCGTCGAGATCCGCAGCGAGGTCACCGACGCCGAGGGGAACCCGGTAGTCACCAGCATCGTCACGATGCTGGGTGAAGGCTCACACCCAGACGCGCGCGCTGAAGAAACCGTCGCCGCCGTTGCATCCATTTCTGCACGAAAGTAG
- a CDS encoding HAD family hydrolase, with protein sequence MTSSESTESNSAESAGRDDMESVAANASAARALEGLQTEAAAGEDHAQPPIDLTAAAFFDVDNTLVQGSSAVHFGRGLAARDYFTYRDVIGFIYAQAKFQLLGKENSNDVAAGRRKALAFIEGRSVDQLVALGEEIYDEIIADKIWAGTRELTQMHLDAGQQVWLITATPYELAATIARRLGLTGALGTVAESVDGIFTGQLVGEILHGPGKAHAVRSLAIREGLNLKRCTAYSDSFNDVPMLSLVGTAVAINPDARLRSLARERGWEVRDFRTARKAARIGVPSALALGAAGGALAALASKRQSR encoded by the coding sequence ATGACTTCCTCTGAGTCGACTGAGTCGAACAGCGCAGAATCCGCGGGCCGCGACGACATGGAATCGGTGGCGGCGAACGCCAGCGCCGCCCGGGCTCTCGAAGGCCTGCAGACCGAGGCTGCCGCGGGCGAGGACCACGCCCAGCCGCCGATCGATCTGACCGCCGCCGCCTTCTTCGACGTGGACAACACGCTCGTGCAGGGCTCCTCTGCCGTGCATTTCGGGCGCGGGCTGGCCGCACGCGACTACTTCACCTATCGCGACGTCATCGGATTCATCTACGCCCAGGCGAAGTTTCAGTTGCTCGGCAAGGAGAACAGCAACGACGTCGCCGCCGGCCGACGCAAGGCACTCGCCTTCATCGAGGGCCGGTCGGTCGACCAACTGGTCGCGCTCGGCGAGGAGATCTACGACGAGATCATCGCCGACAAGATCTGGGCCGGCACCCGCGAACTCACCCAGATGCATCTCGACGCCGGCCAGCAGGTGTGGCTGATCACCGCCACTCCGTACGAGCTCGCCGCGACCATCGCCCGCCGGCTCGGATTGACGGGCGCTCTGGGCACCGTCGCCGAGTCGGTCGACGGGATCTTCACCGGCCAGCTCGTCGGCGAAATCCTGCACGGGCCGGGCAAGGCGCACGCGGTGCGCTCGCTGGCCATTCGCGAGGGCCTCAACCTCAAACGCTGCACGGCCTACTCCGACAGCTTCAACGACGTGCCGATGCTGTCGCTGGTGGGCACGGCCGTCGCCATCAATCCCGATGCTCGCCTGCGTAGCCTGGCGCGCGAGCGGGGCTGGGAGGTCCGCGATTTCCGGACCGCCCGCAAGGCCGCCCGGATCGGAGTGCCGTCGGCCCTGGCCCTGGGTGCGGCGGGCGGTGCGCTGGCTGCGTTGGCGTCCAAGCGCCAATCGCGCTGA
- a CDS encoding TNT domain-containing protein, whose amino-acid sequence MTDADITSLDGKWLDRIGAERGKWLALEGIPYEGRALPHTSLNELYYSYKSNAAAGLPPGWKMEYSLAAPWFGHPGGGPQFLILASDGQRASIEQLLIRKFLLRP is encoded by the coding sequence TTGACCGATGCGGATATCACTTCCTTGGACGGTAAGTGGCTAGATCGAATCGGCGCAGAGAGAGGAAAATGGCTCGCCCTGGAGGGAATTCCGTACGAAGGTCGAGCGCTACCTCATACTAGCTTGAATGAGCTCTATTATTCTTATAAGAGTAATGCTGCCGCCGGCCTTCCGCCGGGCTGGAAGATGGAATATTCTTTGGCAGCTCCATGGTTTGGACATCCGGGCGGCGGGCCCCAGTTTCTCATACTTGCATCGGACGGCCAGAGGGCCAGCATTGAACAGTTGCTCATCAGAAAATTTTTACTAAGGCCGTGA
- a CDS encoding WXG100 family type VII secretion target gives MAEAFEVNPDALAESVQRMAEFQRYAESMIAEIDSQVSHLHAEWTGEAATAHTGAHQHWARGEAMMREALSQLRTIVHTAHGNYTGAMAKNMSMWS, from the coding sequence GTGGCTGAGGCATTCGAGGTCAATCCTGACGCGCTTGCCGAATCGGTGCAGCGGATGGCGGAATTTCAGCGCTACGCCGAGAGCATGATTGCCGAAATCGATTCTCAGGTAAGCCATTTGCACGCCGAATGGACCGGCGAGGCCGCGACGGCCCACACCGGTGCGCACCAGCACTGGGCCCGGGGCGAGGCGATGATGCGCGAGGCGCTGAGTCAATTGCGCACCATCGTCCACACCGCCCATGGCAACTACACCGGCGCGATGGCCAAGAACATGAGCATGTGGTCGTGA
- a CDS encoding WXG100 family type VII secretion target produces the protein MTAADNLRVDPEVMQGFAQGLLGAAESLRTRLTELDGQVGEMLGGWRGGAGDAYGSAWELWHRGAAEVELGLSALAKAVAEADNGYRHNETGSAQTLRQVHGG, from the coding sequence ATGACCGCCGCCGACAATCTGCGGGTAGATCCCGAGGTGATGCAGGGGTTCGCCCAGGGCTTGCTCGGCGCGGCCGAATCGCTGCGGACTCGCCTGACCGAACTCGACGGGCAGGTCGGCGAAATGCTCGGGGGCTGGCGCGGCGGGGCCGGCGACGCCTACGGGTCCGCCTGGGAGCTGTGGCACCGCGGCGCCGCCGAGGTCGAGCTGGGCCTGTCGGCGCTGGCCAAGGCGGTCGCCGAGGCCGACAACGGTTATCGGCACAACGAGACCGGCTCCGCGCAGACGCTGCGGCAGGTGCACGGTGGCTGA
- a CDS encoding glutaredoxin family protein — MTRPQVQLLTRAGCTICERVHARLAELAGELDFDLSTTDVDAAARAGDSGLRAEFGDRLPVILLDGREHSYWEIDERRLRADLAR, encoded by the coding sequence ATGACCCGACCCCAGGTGCAGTTGCTGACTCGCGCCGGCTGCACCATCTGCGAACGGGTACACGCGCGGCTGGCCGAGCTGGCCGGCGAACTGGACTTCGACCTGTCCACCACCGACGTCGACGCCGCCGCGCGGGCCGGCGATTCCGGGTTACGGGCCGAGTTCGGCGATCGCCTACCGGTGATCCTGCTCGACGGCCGCGAGCACAGCTACTGGGAAATCGACGAGCGGCGGCTGCGTGCTGACCTGGCGCGATAG